In Bernardetia litoralis DSM 6794, the genomic window TTGAAATATATGTCTTTTGATAAATAATTATTACTTGACTTTATCGAATTTATATAAATCAAGCTTTTTTTTATATTCTAGATATAGTACAAATCCATTTATTTCTAAAGTTTTATACCCTATTTGAAATACAAGGCTAGAAATAAAGCTATAGCCATCACTGTTACAAATTGAGCAAAAAAGAATTTAACTACCGATTCTCTAATGAAAAATTATTCAGCAGGTTACACCAACACAACAAATCATTTCACTATTCAAAATTTGCCTTTTTTTTCTCAAACAATAATTGAAGAAGAAAAAGCTAAATTTGCCTTTTTATTGCGCTTTTTACAGCGTAGTTTGGTTATGCCTTTGCCTTTGGAATGGGCTAAAAAATTTAATTTAGAAAGTCATCAATCACCTAATAATACAGAAAATTACGTTCCTCTTCTTCCTTTACAGGTTTCTGAAAAGAATAAATATATTCCCAAATGGGAGTTTGAAGAAAGAAAGAAACAAACTATTTCTGAAAAAGCAATGACATTATTTTTGCGTGAACATTTACAAAATTATTTGCCCGAATGGGGGTTTTTAGAATTTTTGTTTCGTGCAAATACTCCTTTATCAGAAATTTTACAGCAAAAAATAACAGATACAGAACTACAAAATTCTATTATAAATTTTTATTTACCGATTGTAGAACTTGCTATTTTGATTTCTGATGGTAAAGAAAGAGAAAAACAACAAAAAATTGAGCAAAAACTGCGTTCAAAGGGAATTTATGTAGTCAATTTTACGACTGAAGAACTCATAAATGAAACGGATTTGATTCGTGAAAAAATGGAATGGATTCGCCATCAAGTAGAAAAACCTATTTTTTCAAATAAACTGAGAGAATGGAACAGAACATCAACCAATCAACCAAGAGAAACAATTATTCAACAAATTTGGTGGAAAGCTGCACTTATTCGAATCCAGATTTTGACAGCAGAATTGCTTTTTAGAGGAATTTGGAAAATAAATGATGACAATGCTAAAGAATGGAAAGCTATTTTTTTGATGCGAGAGAAAGAACAAATTCCTAAAGAAATTATAGAACTAGCTATTGAAAATGTCCAAAAACTAATCACACAATTATTATCTACTTTTTCTTCAGAAATAGAATTTCCTCAACTTTCCATTACCACTATTTTTTCAGAAACAGATTCAAAAAAAATAGATGATAGAGAAATAATAAAAATAGATTTTAGTATTCTGCATCGCTGGACAGATTCTACTAAAAATAAAGATTGGATAAAAATAAGAAACGATTATGCAGAAAATTATCGTTTTTCGTTTCATTCTGATGAAGGCAAACCATTATCCAAACAACTTCCTGTTTTTTCGCATTCATTTTTTAAAGCAAAATCTAACACTAATTTTTATAATTGGAGTTTTGAGAATAATAATGACTTAAAACGTTCTGAGTTTTTACTCAATTCAGCTTCTAATAAAGAGAAAAATAATTCTTCTTTTATTCAAATTTTATTAGCAAAAACCTTAAATGGAGAATCTATTTTAGCAAATCTTCCTTTACAAATTGATGCAATTTCTATTTTTGGATGGCTTTCTGTTTTGCAATCTTCGCCTTCACTTTTGGTATGTTCTTCTACGGATTCGGCATTGGATAAAATGGAAGAATTAAATAAAAATGGAATTGATAAAGTTACAGTTTGGCACTCGGAAATGAGCAGTCAAGAAATAGAGCAAGCACAAAATTTAATCTTAGAAAATAAAGTTTTTTTGCTTATTCTGACAGCCGACTTACTAAATACAAAAATATTTACAGAATTTATTCACAACTCTAAAAATAATACAATAAACTGGGCTTATTTTTTGGTTGATGAGATTCATCGTTTTTCAGAATGGAGTCCACAACACAAAGAAGAATATATTGCATTAGAACGAATCTATTATACTTATTTTTATACTGATTCTCAAAAAACTCCTTTTGTATTTCTATCTCATTTTTTGGATAAATCTGTTTCAAAAACGATTGAAAATACATTTAAAATAGACGAAAATAATTTTTATTCTTCTGTGAGTTCTTCAGATTATTTAGAAAATAAGGTTTCAAACTTTGAATTTATAGAAACTGAAAACACCTATTCTGCTCTTGTAAATCTTCTCAAAACGGCTCATAACAAAGAAACTAAAAAAAATGCAGGAATAATTTTTACTACTGGCGTAAATGGAAGTACAGGTTCTTATTTGCTTTCCGAACGTTTGGAGTTTGATTTGAATCGAAAAGTTTTCCCTTATTCTGTTGAAATTCCAAATGGTTCGCATGATGATAAAGAAACACATTTTATCAAACGAAATTATTTGAGAAATACACTCAAAACTTCTCAAGATTTGTTAGTTGCTTCTACTTCTGCTCTTAATTCGGGTGTTAATTTTGAATATTTAGATTTTATTATTCAGTATGGTTTACCAAAATCTTTGACTGAATTAGTAGATATATCCAATAGAACAAAAAAAAATAATGCAAAAACATATATTATTTTTCAAAAAGAAAAAGATGAGCAAACTCTTTTGAATCTTTTTGAAGAATCTACAAAACTTTCTGACATCAGAAATATGCACCGAGAAGTCAGTTGGCTCGGTGGCGATATGTACAGACATCTTTTGGAATGGGCAGCGAAGGTTGAGCCTGTACAAGAAGAAGTAGATTTTATGAAGCAATTTTATGATAAATATTGCCTAGTTACAGAAACTCAAAACCTTGTAAATCAACTAGATAAAAATACCCTAAAAGTTTCAGAGGTAGAAATATCGGATTTAGATTTTAGAGTTTTTTCTCAAAAAACAGATAGAAAACTAGCCGTTGAACGGACAATTATTCGTTTTTATCAAATGGGTATTTTATCTAATTGGGAATATTCGACACATATTTCGAATACAAAATTTAGAATTTGGGTTCAGAAACATGACCAAACAAGCGTTAGAAATCATATTTTTGAAATTATCAAAACTCATCAATCCGATTTTGAAATTCATAAGGATGATAAATATTCAAGTATTTTTTCAATGAAAAATTATTCCATTTTAGAAAAATATTCTTTTTTATTTTTGCAATGGATTCAAGAAAATAGTATTTTTCACTTAAAAGAAAATTTAAAAGAATTATTTCATTATTCTAAAAATCAAGCACAAGAAAAGCAACCAACGATTCCAATTTTTTCAGAACCTTTTTTACATCATTCTTCTATCAATCGCCTTCTTTATTTTATAGAAAAAGAGAATAATTTAATTAAAAAAGAAGCTATTTATTCGTTATCCAAAAAAGAAATAGATTGGATTTTTGAGCAACTAGAAAATATGATTAAAACTAGAGATGGAAATTTGATTTTTATTGAAAAATGGCGACAAAGAGTAAATAAAAATACAGTATTAGATTTTTATAAAGCCTGTTTAGAGTTATATTTAGAAAAATTTGATACAGAAAGCCCACCCAAGACATTATCTGATTCTGTAAATAAAATAATAAAAAGTATAATTAATAATGAGAATCTTGATTACTTTATCGAAAAATATGTATCTTTTGGAACTAACTTATCTGAAGAAGCAAAATCATATTTATCTGAAAGTATTTTGAAAAATGAATTTGAAATTGATTCTAAAAATAAAAATAGTAGAGCTTCTCAAATTTATTCCAACTTAGAAGATATGTATAGCTTGACTATTTTACTTCAAAAAGAAATAGACAAAATGAAAAAAATTCTTCTAGAAGTACAGGGAAGTTAATATTATAAAAATTACAGATTGCAAATATAAACTACTGATTATCAAAAAATTACAAAAGAGTAGTTTTGTTAATTTCTATTCCTTATCTGCTTAAAAAATTATTACTTTTTATGGAAACTACTCAAAAACCTTATGCTATTTTTGATTACTCAGAGCTTCCTTTAGTTCATATTAAATTGACCAATGCAGAAATTACAGACCAAAATTTTGGAGATTATGTAAATGAAGTGAGCGAAATTTATAAAAAAGGACGTTATGTAATTCTTTTAGATGCAACAGATACACAATATGTTGCTGCAAAACACCGTATCACGCAAGGAAATGCAATAAAATTAAATAAAAATAATGTTACTGAATTTTCTATTGGAATGGCAATTATTGCCCCCTCTGTTTTACAAAGAATGCTTTTAGAAGCTATTTTTATGATAAAACCTTATCCTAGTGAGTTGAAAGTTTGTAAAACAAAAAAAGAAGCTCTTCAATGGATAAACGAAATTTTGGAAAAAGAAAACATCACCACAAACAACTAAAACATGAAACACAAACCTTATGGAATTTTTGATTATTCAGAACTTCCCCTTGTAAAAATAGAACTCACTGGAGAAGCAGCCACTGATCAAAATTTTGAAGAGTATTTGAAAGAATCTGCAGCTATTTCTCAAAAGTCAGAACGTTATATTTCTCTTTTAGATACTTCAAAAGTATCTTATTTATCAGCAAAATTTAGAATTATACAAGGAAAATATATAAATGATAATAAAGAACGTATAGCAAAACAAGCTATTGCAATCATATTTATAGCTCCTTCATTTTTGCATAGAACAATGTTAAAAGCTATTTTTGTTGTTAAAGATTACCCTAATCCTGTTTTTATTGTTTCTAGTAAAGAAGAAGGAATGGAAAAAGTAAATGAGCTTTTAGAAGAAGAAAAAAATAATTCTTAAAAAAACAAGGACAGGAAAAATTCCTGTCCTTGTAAGCTCATTTTTAACTAACATTCTGTGTACAACTCAAAAACCTATACGATAATTTTCTTATTTATTATATTTTTTTCAATATATTTAGTAAATCAGAAGAAGATAAAAATTGGTCGTATTGAAAAATAATTTCATTTTTTTCATTCAAAATACATAAAGTAGGATACGATAATTTTCCATTTACTGTTCCTAACTGAGTTGCCAGCTCATGAACTCCTGTATTTGTTCCTGTTGGTTTGTATTTGAATGTATGATTGACAAATTTAATATCTCTGTTTTCTTCAGCATCAAAATCAACATAATAAAACTTATTATTGAGTAGATTTATAATTTTTTCATTTTCGAAAGTAGTATTTTTCATTTTCTGACAGTATTTGCACCAATCAGTATGAATAAATATTACTCTATTTTTTGGATTCTTTTTTTGAATCCTTTCCATTTCTTCAAAACTATAATTTAGTAGTTGTGCAAAAGAATTGGTAGGAAAAAATATTTTTCCCGTAAAAATGATAAATAATATAAAAAGTGTTTTTTTCATAAGAAGTGTTTTTTATTATCTTAATGTATATCTCAAACCTAAAAACCCTCTAATTCCTTGATTAGGGGCATAAACATAACTTGGGTCAAATGTTAGTGCATTTGGATTATTTGAAGTTGGAAGTGCTTGTCCGTCTGCATCAAAAGTTACATTTTTATCAAAAGGGTCAAATGCTCTTGCAATACTATTTGCAGGTGGAGTAAAGTTTAATATATTTTTCACGCCTCCATATATTTCAAGTCCTCCTCTAAATTTTTTAGAAAGTTGAATATTTTGTAAGCTAAAAACAGGAGATTCTGCTGCACGGTCGTCCAAATCACTCAACAAAGGCAAACGCATAGGTCCATAAACATTTCCTGTATAATCAATTTTTAATCCAATTTTTTTGAGGGTATAACTTACACTCCATACTCCACTAAATCGTTCAGTTAGAATTTGTCTTTCAGTAACTCCATTCTCTGTTAGGCTTACATCCATGAGTGTTCCTCC contains:
- a CDS encoding thioredoxin family protein, producing the protein MKKTLFILFIIFTGKIFFPTNSFAQLLNYSFEEMERIQKKNPKNRVIFIHTDWCKYCQKMKNTTFENEKIINLLNNKFYYVDFDAEENRDIKFVNHTFKYKPTGTNTGVHELATQLGTVNGKLSYPTLCILNEKNEIIFQYDQFLSSSDLLNILKKI